The Raphanus sativus cultivar WK10039 chromosome 6, ASM80110v3, whole genome shotgun sequence sequence acgtttttagttttatattaaagaGGAGCAGGAAGTAAAAACATTTTACCTTCTTTCTGCTCTTCTTTCCTTGCTCTGCCTCTTCATCCTCGTCATCTTCCtcctcatcatcctcatcatcctcgtcctcatcatcttcctcgtcatCTTCATCAATCTCATCATCATCGTCCTCATCAATCTCAAGGTCATCTGGATCAACAGCTTCACCAGTGAACCATGACACAGCATGCGAGATGATTTTCTCTTTAATGGTTGACCTGCAGGACAGACAGTGGAGAGGTTCAGATCCTAAAAGTAATTTAAGAAGCAAAGAAGAATAGAAAGGTACATACCCGATATCATAGTCGTGCTCCATCTCGCCTTGGAGTTCATCAGCCTGTGCAAGAATAAATTATTATCAGATTAGCATTCTGAAGTACTAAaatccaaaactaaaaaaaagaagcttttgGGGATGGGCCATACCATGTCATCATCAAGATCATCTTCGTCCTCAGGAACTTGAGGTGGACTGAAAAAGTTGAAGAAACTCTCACAGTCCTCAGTCTTGGTGATGGGCTTTGTGTTTTTGGATCCCTTCTTTGGCTTCTTTTTTAGGATCTTCTGAGTCAAACATTTTCCAGGGAACCACTCAATCTCCGTCCTGTACAATAATAGTTAACCATCGATAAGACTTCTTTGTCTTGTTAAACAAATAAAGAATCAAATACATGATCATACCCAATGGCCTTCTCGAGGATAGGCTCATCCTCATCAATCATGTGATATGTCTTGGTCAAGACAGTGTTTTTGAAGTAAGGGTTCTCATCAAAGAAAAACTCGAGCTTGAACCCTTTTGGTTCTTCGACCCTGTTCCACTTGATAtccttaagatacttgagagccCCTTCATCTCGCTCAGTTATCTACAATCATGGGGAACACAAAACATCAAGATTAAGAGAATAGCCtcttcataaataaaaaaaatatagaatatcAAAATAACGAACCTCCTCAGCTGTAATTTCATTGTTCTTCAATGCAATAAGCCAAAAATCCGGCACTCCTTTCTctgtagagaaaaaaaaaagatgtttgtATCAGTTGAAACATGATTTTAACATCATTACATGACCATAGTTTAGCGTAAGAGATTGATAAACACACCTTCAGCAGCTTTATCTTCGCCTTGTTGTGTTTTTACTTCTTCAGGTGCACCTTCAACTTCAACCACACCGGTCACAATCTCATATCGCTGAATGTGATCATCACGTTGGAAAAGCAGATAACCATCAACATCAATTgtaattaatcataaaatagAGAGAGACAAGTCTTATTGAACTTTATTAGTCTTATTCTAGTAATAAGatgagaaaacagaaaaaaaaaactatgatatGAATTATAATCAAGTAGGGATACAAAAAGAAGTGAAGATCTCATGTGATGTGATGGGACAGAATCAAAgatcattattattattcataccTTGGTGTAGAAAGGCTGATACAACTTTTGATACTTAGCTTCAAGAGCTGCCCTCTCTTCGAAGAACTTTGCTTCAATTTCATCATGTTGGTTCTGcaatttaggattttaaaaaaagGAATCAGATAAAATTTAGGACTCCATCAAAAAATCTCATCAAGGCTAACTAAATGCAAAATCCAGGATCACAAAATTAAAAGAGAGTATGGCCCTGTTCGTTTGCTGGTCGCTAGCGTCAGCGACCAGAGTCAGCGACCAGCGACTGCGACTTAATGTCGCTGATAGTGTTCGTTTGGAGGTCGCGCGTTCAATCGCAGcgactattttttttaaaaaaaaaattctgatcGCACGATTTTGATCCCACCGTTAGAATTTCTAGCGTCCAAAATTTTTAATCGTTGATCGCTAGCGTTTGGTCGCTGCGACCGGTCGCTGAACCTGCGACCAGTAAACGAACAACGTTTGGTCGCTGAAGTTGGTCGCTGACGCTAGCGACCAGCAAACGAACAGGGCCTATAGTGATGAAGGTGGTGGAAGATTAAGTAACTCACTTGAATCTCTCTTAGAACCTCGACACGCTTCCTGACTGCCGGACTCAAGTTCTCAAGGACATCCGAGTGTTGTCCTGCCAAATTCTGCAACTTATCCTGCATACAAACCACAAAAACAGACagacagagaaaaaaaaaaacaatcagaaAACCATTTTAATCGCATCAAATCAGTACAAAACAGACAGAGTAACAATCAAAATTAAGATGCAGAGACAATCCTAAACCCAAAGTCCGTTGCTCCAAAACCATTTTAAATCCCATCAATCCTCAAAATCAGTGAATCATCTTAGTCAAAATCAATAGAGAAAACAAATCCAAACAGTAAACTCACCTTGAGAGCATTAACAAGGCCTGCGCGATCCTCCTCGTTAAGAGCTACAAAGCAAACCACAACAAAATAAgcattttgtaaataaaaaaaactagtagAATCCGACGTCGTTCTAAAGAGAGAAAGGAATCTACATACCGGCGGTGAGACCAGACATGTTCAAGTTGTCTTTGTCGTTGCTCATCTTCGCAAGTAAGAGGAGAATCTGGCGGAGGAAACGgaggataagaagaagaagggaagaCCCCTTTAAAaccctagtttttttttttgggatgaCAGCCCAGAGAGAGaccaattaaaaattaaatgtaaataaattagttaaattaaaaaaagagaaaaggggCCGTTCTTATTTAGATATGAAATGAGCTGACAGAAATAGCTGGGGGCACTTTATAGAGACCCACCTCTACGCGGCAATATCTTTTCCTTTCCTTCATTTCattatttgtttccttatttgatttatttgaaaaataaaggtAACGTTGTGTTTGGTTCTGTAACGCACCAAAGAATTTATGAATTCAATTCCTAAACAATAGATTTTTTAAGTTCTTTTAGGAGATTTTGATGAATGTTATCGAAATAATTACCTTCAATCTGAGATTTGCTTCttcatttttctaaaaaactagattttgacccgcgcttccgaagcgcgggtattatttttcacttttataaaaaatattatttgtttataattattgaatgtatttatcttatcaaaactttctttataataaattcgataTATTAGAGTGCCtttggtaaactatgtgtttctctgattttattttatttctttttcaatcaatatatttatttggattattgttaaaataaatgattttagagtataattgtacaatacttttatattgatattttgtttaaacaatgtgatatatttctatattaattaaatatttacattgtaatttgtatacaattcaacatatttgtctagtttgttattaaaagaaatgattttgaattcaaatgtacagtacttttatattgttttttcttcagttcatataatttttaaaaataaatttctttcaaTATAAGCTATATCGAAAATTAGTCaactaaagaatctataaacaattatttacatagcaatataaaatatttatatattaattcagtttaatatataaattatttatcactgccatatttaaaatgaaagtttattgatatatttttaggttgctACAAACCAACCCGGACCGAAAATGATCCAACTCGAACCTCCTacgatatttataatattcaaatgatatttatttaatttaaaaatctaggggaaaaatattgtgtatatatgatcaattagtggTTTCCTAAAATGTAGGAAGTTTAAATGAATTTGCTGattttatttggatagagatattctttataaatgctatccaagtaaccaaacaaaccaaatatttttaatactcttgtccaagtatccaaacacaccgaaattgtacttcagctttaataagatagatattctacaaaactttaaaatacaatagtagtgacttatatatatatcagataTCACATACAATTGTAACACACATATTTAATAGAGTTTGTTTTCAAAGATAATAAATTACActagaatttataaaatgatataatcaCATTCCATAAGATGATTTATCTTAATCGTATAAGTGCTCCTTTGTTTCTCATATGTTCTATATTAGCTTAATCATAATAACTGGTGTTTTGCATTTCTTAGCGTAGGAAATTGGTTCATTTTCCTAAGGATATGATCTCTAATAATGTGATGATGGAGTCATAAACATGTAACAAAAAATAGCCTATCTTGTGTTTTGTTCGATAGAGGTGAAGAGCCGGGGGAGGCCGGGACATTTGACAGAAATTGAAGGGAGGTGATTATCACATCACACCTATGTTGTGTCGATACATATACACGTGCATAAGCTTCACAGCCAAGTGCCAACGTGCCCCAGTTTTATAATAGAAACAATTACACCATAAGACAGTTTCGTGTTTTTTATTACAGAATAGAGCAGTTTATGCTCCTCAGACACTTTTTCTTAACTTTCTTGTGTTCTCATTACGTTTACTAGTTGAAATCAAATGACTAGTAGTGGACTCATGTCTTCTCtctcattattttcttttttttttttcagatatttttttttctcttcttcctctttcattctctttcgtcttcttcctctttcattctctattttttataaaattcaaatctgattcttaaatttcttttctcaatttttttttatgaaatctttTTATGCATCACTCGATCTATCTTTTAAAATCTGTGAAGGTGTATCTCTGATGTTGGTGTACACCTTATTTAATGTACACATGTTATTTTGTGTACGCTTTTGTGATACACAAATTAATTGATATTTCAAGATTTTAATGTCATTGTACATgtggatgataaaaaaaaacatcagataTCATTGTAGAGTGtgtacatatgttttttttattatccacatgtacaatgaCATTAAAATCATGAAATATCACTCAATTTGTGTATCATGTACAAATAAAATGGTATAGATGCAGAATATCGAACATTCATGTACATTTGGATAAACAAAGTACACATGTGCAATAAGCATGTTTCGAGCTTATgtgtacataaataatatataatcttgTACATAATCAcggttgtacacatgtacataacCACAAATGTACACATGTGTACACGACCACGATTGTCCACCTTACGTAATGTATCCATCAGTGTGTACATATGTACACCATCAAAATGTGTACAACCAAATGATGTTCATGTGTACAACTAAATGATGTACAACCAAATGATGTTCATGTGTACATACAAATATTACTATCATGTACAATGATTCACTTGAATAATTGCGTCCACGTGTACACCGATGCATAGACACTCACATGTAAcaccatttttgtttttgagcaaTAATAACAAACGACATGTGTGTACACTTGTGACGTGTACACGTGTAGAAACTTGAACAAATTAGAAATACATGTGTACACGTTGGCGGTGTTTGCAGTTCTAATATTTTGCTCCCATCTTGATCCAATCAAATGTTTAGTTTTGAGTATTGCTGGTTTGTAATGTGACCTCTATCTCTTGCGTCGAAGATATCTTGGTCCAATGTAACTTTTCAGTTGTTTTCGTAGAATACTTACACAAGTATTATCTCactatatacaaatataataaagcaaacaaataaaagaacCCTGGAGAAATTGCTCAAATGATGTATGAAAATTATTGTTTTCTGTTAAATATGAGAGCGTGTTTCCATCACTACTAGCTGC is a genomic window containing:
- the LOC108805880 gene encoding nucleosome assembly protein 1;2 isoform X3, encoding MSNDKDNLNMSGLTAALNEEDRAGLVNALKDKLQNLAGQHSDVLENLSPAVRKRVEVLREIQNQHDEIEAKFFEERAALEAKYQKLYQPFYTKRYEIVTGVVEVEGAPEEVKTQQGEDKAAEEKGVPDFWLIALKNNEITAEEITERDEGALKYLKDIKWNRVEEPKGFKLEFFFDENPYFKNTVLTKTYHMIDEDEPILEKAIGTEIEWFPGKCLTQKILKKKPKKGSKNTKPITKTEDCESFFNFFSPPQVPEDEDDLDDDMADELQGEMEHDYDIGSTIKEKIISHAVSWFTGEAVDPDDLEIDEDDDDEIDEDDEEDDEDEDDEDDEEEDDEDEEAEQGKKSRKKSSAGHKV
- the LOC108805880 gene encoding nucleosome assembly protein 1;2 isoform X2: MSNDKDNLNMSGLTAALNEEDRAGLVNALKDKLQNLAGQHSDVLENLSPAVRKRVEVLREIQNQHDEIEAKFFEERAALEAKYQKLYQPFYTKRYEIVTGVVEVEGAPEEVKTQQGEDKAAEEKGVPDFWLIALKNNEITAEEITERDEGALKYLKDIKWNRVEEPKGFKLEFFFDENPYFKNTVLTKTYHMIDEDEPILEKAIGTEIEWFPGKCLTQKILKKKPKKGSKNTKPITKTEDCESFFNFFSPPQVPEDEDDLDDDMADELQGEMEHDYDIGSTIKEKIISHAVSWFTGEAVDPDDLEIDEDDDDEIDEDDEEDDEDEDDEDDEEEDDEDEEAEQGKKSRKKSSAGHKSGRSQLAEGQQGERPAECKQQ
- the LOC108805880 gene encoding nucleosome assembly protein 1;2 isoform X1, with the translated sequence MSNDKDNLNMSGLTAALNEEDRAGLVNALKDKLQNLAGQHSDVLENLSPAVRKRVEVLREIQNQHDEIEAKFFEERAALEAKYQKLYQPFYTKRYEIVTGVVEVEGAPEEVKTQQGEDKAAEEKGVPDFWLIALKNNEITAEEITERDEGALKYLKDIKWNRVEEPKGFKLEFFFDENPYFKNTVLTKTYHMIDEDEPILEKAIGTEIEWFPGKCLTQKILKKKPKKGSKNTKPITKTEDCESFFNFFSPPQVPEDEDDLDDDMADELQGEMEHDYDIGSTIKEKIISHAVSWFTGEAVDPDDLEIDEDDDDEIDEDDEEDDEDEDDEDDEEEDDEDEEAEQGKKSRKKSSAGHKKSGRSQLAEGQQGERPAECKQQ